The Cyprinus carpio isolate SPL01 chromosome A5, ASM1834038v1, whole genome shotgun sequence genome has a segment encoding these proteins:
- the LOC109090718 gene encoding uncharacterized protein LOC109090718 produces MFTEDRHKMSLEGTLKTKLLLQECHFTWSLREEEDFVVFDLLNRLEEQIQLESDEARVTRAYSSLGFVQYLYGNQQEALANLQKSVQLAKEHYKDSDEVLIVTYGDLAWLHYHMNEFSICEDYLRELEWIRRKFSKGFTYTVEVLREKGWTFLKFSYKYYNAAKECFRQALEMNPDDSDLNAGYAIAMYRTTKDTSDSSNSQTIKQLERAIELNPDDAVLLVLLALRMQHNKDDRKISEMALKKVIVALVMSPENPHVIRYAAKFCRQLGNMDAAITLLEEALQATPNSAFIHHQLALCYKSTKIFLEKKYRTQGKAGFEFEESNEKQQYLDQCIEHLEKAVSLKPSFVIAVADLALHYGQRGSFEEAEIFFEKAFKMANNEKQYLPNVHCLYGKYQLYTRRSEELAIHHFMQGLRLQPKSEQGKVCEEKLKTVIEHRLNRLKNPDAIVCGIQGFIHEVKGEKLKAEEFYERALTNGLNFGESPLFTEMRIWLMSFSETDKSVVNLIFDEGNYDEAVSGRLKTFKGAMNKKTVHLVDIDICNAKRILRWEKTTLGPHVILLAFSLHNDRFTDQTKEIVKNLEFLGEKFWTHVIVVFIEGDCSINAYSGAQRSVLEWLLEKCGHKSYICGYAPEITERRELSERIQMMIRRNNSMHLVLPDISEGDSQSPLDMLRKLDVKDYLFTPKVTVQEGQRKYRLQCDHAGWFHCKFTQIGFNMEGEGEVLYSTVLQDSDCPVPANYYQAGPVYDIKCVQGELSQLRLPHCEISIEDAHHFMSVIHYSNEMVDILKSQNITSTHITVSIPGTSKFFISKMVNWFTDHWSKTLGQVMLFYLQRTHRLHVFLKPRNVDPREVEKCNKDYKLIQTACECMLKFESVYSMSCDPIEEHGPSVRPRIQPMDTKFYCTKQWKHYYPTFDIKLPDGVMNVDLHLKKKNPKKGKVKVVWSCDITLTDCTAENSRPSLSTKEQCASFLKNNKAKLIQRVRNVDVILDHLGDVIANEQIDEIREMATSQRKMRRIFDIIESQGFLSEQKFLEVLYKEEPALMEDITADSN; encoded by the exons atgtttactgaAGATCGACACAAAATGAG TCTTGAAGGTACCTTAAAAACCAAACTGCTTCTGCAGGAGTGCCATTTTACTTGGTCTCTAAGAGAAGAAGAAGACTTTGTTGTCTTTGATTTACTGAATCGTCTTGAGGAACAGATTCAGTTGGAATCTGATGAGGCAAGAGTAACACGAGCTTACAGCAGCCTCGGATTTGTTCAGTACCTCTATGGCAACCAGCAGGAAGCACTCGCAAATCTGCAGAAATCAGTGCAGCTTGCAAAAGAACACTACAAAGACAGTGATGAAGTTCTCATTGTTACTTATGGAGACCTTGCCTGGTTGCATTATCATATGAATGAATTCTCTATATGTGAAGATTACTTGAGAGAGTTAGAGTGGATCCGCAGAAAATTTTCTAAAGGTTTCACTTATACTGTTGAGGTGCTCAGAGAAAAGGGTTGGACTTTTCTTAAATTCTCTTACAAATACTACAATGCTGCAAAGGAATGCTTTAGACAGGCCCTTGAAATGAACCCAGATGACAGTGATTTAAATGCAGGCTATGCTATTGCAATGTACCGCACAACAAAAGACACCTCTGACTCTTCAAACTCGcaaacaataaaacagcttgaaagaGCTATAGAGCTTAATCCAGATGATGCTGTTCTGTTAGTATTGCTAGCCTTGAGAATGCAGCATAACAAAGATGATAGGAAGATATCTGAAATGGCACTGAAGAAGGTGATTGTGGCACTGGTGATGTCCCCTGAAAACCCACATGTAATAAGATACGCAGCAAAATTTTGCCGCCAATTAGGAAACATGGACGCTGCCATTACTCTACTGGAAGAAGCCCTGCAGGCTACCCCAAACTCAGCCTTTATACACCATCAACTGGCTCTTtgttataaaagcacaaaaatattcctggaaaaaaaatataggaCACAAGGTAAAGCAGGGTTTGAGTTTGaagaatcaaatgaaaaacagcaatatCTGGATCAGTGCATTGAGCATCTGGAAAAGGCAGTTTCCCTTAAGCCTTCTTTCGTTATTGCAGTGGCAGATTTAGCACTGCACTACGGACAACGTGGTAGTTTTGAGGAAGCTGAGATATTTTTTGAGAAAGCATTTAAAATGGCGAATAATGAAAAGCAATACTTGCCAAACGTTCATTGTTTATATGGCAAATACCAGCTCTATACCAGAAGATCTGAAGAACTGGCCATCCATCATTTCATGCAAGGCCTAAGGCTGCAGCCGAAATCAGAGCAAGGCAAGGTGTGTGAGGAGAAACTGAAAACGGTGATTGAACATCGTCTTAATAGGCTGAAAAACCCAGATGCCATTGTGTGTGGCATACAGGGATTCATTCATGAAGTGAAGGGTGAAAAACTCAAGGCTGAAGAGTTTTATGAGAGAGCCCTAACAAATGGACTCAATTTCG GTGAAAGCCCTCTTTTCACAGAGATGAGAATTTGGCTCATGAGTTTCAGTGAAACAGACAAATCTGTTGTAAACCTGATTTTTGATGAAGGAAATTATGATGAAGCCGTCAGTGGGAGGCTTAAGACTTTCAAAGGTGCAATGAACAAGAAAACTGTGCACTTGGTTGATATTGATATCTGCAATGCCAAGAGGATTCTTAGATGGGAAAAAACGACTCTTGGGCCCCATGTCATTCTACTTGCATTTTCTCTGCATAATGACAGATTCACAGACCAGACCAAAGAGATTGTTAAAAATTTGGAGTTTCTTGGAGAGAAATTCTGGACTCATGTCATTGTAGTATTTATTGAGGGAGACTGTAGTATAAATGCGTATTCTGGAGCTCAGAGAAGTGTATTGGAGTGGCTTCTTGAAAAATGTGGACACAAATCCTACATCTGTGGCTATGCTCCAGAAATTACAGAGAGGAGAGAGCTTTCAGAAAGGATACAGATGATGATAAGGAGAAATAATTCAATGCATCTGGTCTTACCAGACATATCAGAAGGAGATTCTCAATCCCCTTTAGACATGTTAAGG AAGTTAGACGTGAAAGATTACTTGTTCACTCCCAAGGTCACCGTTCAAGAGGGGCAAAGGAAATACAG ATTACAGTGCGACCATGCAGGCTGGTTCCATTGTAAGTTTACACAGATTGGTTTTAACATGGAGGGGGAAGGAGAGGTGCTGTACAGCACTGTTCTTCAGGACAGTGATTGTCCAGTTCCTGCTAACTATTACCAAGCAGGACCCGTGTATGATATCAAGTGTGTTCAGGGTGAGCTGTCTCAACTCAGACTACCTCACTGTGAGATATCCATTG aggaTGCCCACCACTTTATGTCAGTTATACATTACTCTAATGAGATGGTTGATATTCTGAAATCTCAGAAtatcacaagcacacacattacAGTGAGCATCCCAGGAAcatcaaaattttttatttccaaaatgGTAAACTGGTTTACGGATCATTGGTCTAAGACACTTGGCCAGGTGATGCTATTCTATCTACAGCGAACACATAGGCTGCATGTGTTTCTAAAACCACGCAATGTGGATCCCAGAGAG gtggaaaaatgtaataaagattACAAATTAATCCAAACAGCTTGTGAATGCATGCTAAAATTTGAAAGTGTGTACAGCATGTCCTGTGATCCTATTGAGGAACATGGACCTTCAGTGAGGCCAAGGATACAACCGATG GACACAAAATTTTATTGCACTAAGCAGTGGAAACATTACTATCCAACATTTGATATAAAGTTGCCAGATGGTGTGATGAATGTGGATTTACACCTCAAAAAGAAAAACCCCAAGAAAGGAAAGGTTAAAGTTGTATGGAGCTGTGACATAACACTGACAG ACTGTACAGCAGAAAACAGCAGACCCAGCCTATCAACTAAAGAACAAT GTGCATCatttctgaaaaacaacaaaGCTAAACTTATTCAAAGAGTGAGAAATGTGGATGTCATTTTAGATCACCTTGGTGACGTTATTGCAAATGAGCAGATAGACGAAATCAGAGAAATGGCAACATCTCAGAGGAAAATGAGGAGGATCTTTGATATCATAGAATCACAGGGGTTTTTGTCAGAACAGAAATTTTTGGAAGTGCTTTACAAGGAGGAACCAGCTCTTATGGAAGATATAACAGCAGACAGCAACTAA